Sequence from the Thalassoglobus sp. JC818 genome:
GTTTCCGTGCCTTTTGTGTGATGTCAGTTTTTGGCGTGAAAGCCAGAAGAACTATTCGTCTTCCGAATCGTCGTCTTCCTGAGTTGCGTCCGCCTGGCTCGCTGTGCGGCAGATTGAACGGTTCAATGCTTCCACTTCGTTCGATACAGTCGGTGGAAGAGGAACGTCGTTGAACTCGGCACTGTCGAAGACGATATCGACAGCTTTTCGCTCGCGGATCTGAGCTTGAAGGTTCTCGATTGAACCGTTCTTGATCATTTTCGCGCGAATTCGACGAGGGTTTTCGCCCCGTTGCATCGCCATTGAAAGAATTTCGACTTCGAGATCTTCTTCGGTCACGTCGATGTTTTCGATCTCAGCAATACGGTCCAGAACGAAGTGTTCTTTGAGGTTCTGGCGTGTCATGCTCAACGAGCGTTGACGAAGATCGTTCTCGCGAGCGAGGATTTCACGTGAGGTGAATCCTGCTTGCTGCATTTCGAGAATCTCTCGCTTCAGGGCGTTGTCGACCTGTTTGGTGACGAGATCTTCGGGGAGTTCCCAGTCGGCAGACTCAGTGATTTTCTCAAGAACCTGACGTCGAATCGCCTGGCGTTGTTCGTATTTGACCTGTCGGTCCAGCATTCCGTGAATCTGGTTTCGCAGGTCTTCTTCTGACTCAACGCCGATTCGCTCGAGGAATTCTTCGTCGAGAGTTGGTGTTTCCATTCGCTTAACGTCGAGGACGTCAAACTTCGCGTGGACTGTCTCGCCCCGCATTCCAATGGAATCAGCCTCCATGGAGACGGTCAGATCAGCCTCGCGACTCTCCCCGGCAGAAACTCCGGTAATGATTTCGTTGAAGCCATCGAGTTCTGCGTCCTGGAATCGCAGTTTTGGGCGAACTCGGATGGAGACGTCTTCAATGTGTGCCAGAGGTTTTCCGTCGTGTTCAACAGAGATGTCGACAGTGACGAAATCGCCATCTTCAGCCGGTGCGTCAACAGGAACCAATTTTCCGTATTGGTCGAGGAACTGGTCGAGATACGCGTTGACTTCTTCGTCGGTCGTTTCCCGAGTCGGACGATCAATCTTCAGACCTTTGTAGGTCGGAAGTTCAAATTCTGGACGCACTTCGACGTCGAATTCGTACTCGAAGTCACCTTCTTCAGGGATGACGATGCTTTCGAGATCGAGGTTTGGCTCGTTGATTGGGTCGAGGTCGGACTCTTCGCCCAACTGCTCGAGGCTTGCCATCAGCACGCGCTGTTTGACCTGATCAGCAATTTCGGTCTTGAAGCGGCGGGCCACGAGGCTTGAAGGAACATTGCCAACGCGAAAACCTGGAACTTCGGCTTTTTCAGAGTATTCGTCCACAACATCATTGAACGCTTCGTCAATCGAAGCTCGGGGGACTGAGACGCGAACGTGCTTTTTGCAAGGTCCGACATCATCAATCGAGACGGTCAGGTCCATTTTCGGCGATTCAGCAAGACCCACATCCCCGGCGGTCTCGGTTTCATCCACGTTTTGTTCGACTTCTTCAGACACAACCATTTCCTCTAACGTGTTTCTCGTAAGGCTCTTTCGAAAAGCAACCTGTGCCACTCTCTTGCCTGAAGATCAGCACTCGCGATTCAATTCTGCGAGGCTTTTCAGCAAGGGCACGACCGAACCAGGGGAATGATAATCAACTTCTCACCTGCCATGGCCAACGTAATTCCCTGAAAGCCAGACTTGGCCGAACGCCTCACAGAGCGTTTGACGAGACACTTCCCATCACATGAACAGACAACCTGAGAAGGCAAAAGAGCGGGTGAAGGGATTTGAACCCTCGACAACCACGTTGGCAACGTGGTGCTCTACCACTGAGCTACACCCGCGTTCGTCCCTCTGGAAATTCCAGAGAAAACCGATGTGGCCAAGCAGTTTAGGCACTGCTGGCTCAGATCGTCAAGGCATCCGTCATCGAATTGCACCACCATTCGCATTGATGACCTGTCCGGTGAGATAATTTGCTTCCTCGCTGACCAAAAATCTCGCCAGATTCGCAAGATCTTCAGGCAAACCCCAGCGTTTCAGCGGGGTTTCTCGCATAACACGTTCTTGCCAGTCATCGCTGGCCTGATCGCCCCAGGCAGTCCGAATCCAACCCGGAGCAATACAATTTACGCGAACCTGCGGTGCCAATGAGACCGCCAGTGAACGGGTGAATCCCATAATTGCATTTTTGGCGGTCGAAAAAAGCTCTGCGCTGTCGCCTTCCATCCCGCGGTCAGCTTGGTCCCAACCGATATTCAGAATTGTCCCGCTGCCGCGTTCTTTCATTTTCTGGCCGACCAACTTGCTCAGCTGCACACTCCCAGCGACGTCGACGCGAAGCAGTCGATCAAGCTTTTCTTGATAATTCAAAGTCGCTCCTTCTCCAGTGAGAAGGTCAACTCCCGCGTTGTTGACCCAGATATCAATTGGGCCCGATGTCTCCCAAACTTCCTCGCAGAACTGCGGGAAAGAATCCGTCAGGAAGTTGGCCTGTACGCAGTCAGCCTCGCCTCCGGTGTCTTTAATTTGCTCGACAACTTTCTGTGCGCTCTCGCGAGAAGAGGAGTAATGGACGACGACTCGTGCCCCAGCTGCGGCGAACTCTTCCGCAATTGCTCTTCCGATACCGGAAGAGGCTCCTGTCACCAAAGCAGTTTTTCCTGCCAGTGACGCAAACTCACGCTGACGGTTGATCATCTGAATGTGATTTCTTCGGGGGTGGACGACTCGCGAATGAATGGAAGCCGCACTATAATTGTTCCGTGCCGCAACGGAAATCTGCTTCGGTCTTGCGGCTGTCTTCAGAACTGGAACGATCGGCCGAGGTCACGATCGGTGAAGGTTGCAGACCGGTATTCTGGATTCATCATTCGTCCTCTTGTCGCGACGCCTTTGATCGATGTTTCAAAATTTCAAAGTGCCTGCGTCGCTGCGCTAAGGTTGTAACATGGCAAACGTACTTGTGATTGGACAGGGTGGAAGAGAACACGTCATCGCGTGGAAGCTCAAGCAATCTCCACACGTTGACAAAGTCTTCTGTGCTCCCGGAAACGCAGGGACGGCAGAAGACGCGATCAATGTCGATATCAGTGCTACCGACAGCGAAAGATTGGCCGCATTCGCTGAAGAAAATGACGTCACTCTGACGGTCGTCGGCCCGGAAGCTCCATTGGTGGCTGGGATTGTCGACACGTTCCAAAGTCGAGGTCTGACAGTCTTCGGGCCCACAAAAGCTGCCGCAGCTTTGGAAGGCAGTAAGTCCTTCTGCAAGGAAATTATGCGTCGGGCGAATGTGCCGACAGCTGACCACTGGGTTTTCACCGACCCCACAGACGCTGTTCAGTTCGTACAGGAACGAGAAGAAACACCTCTCGTGGTGAAAGCAGATGGCCTCGCAGCTGGGAAGGGTGTTTCAGTCTGCTCGACCAAAGCGGAAGCGATCGAAGCCATCCATCACATCATGACGCAAAAGGCGTACGGGGATGCTGGTCGGAAGATCGTCATCGAAGAACGGTTGGTTGGTCAGGAAGTGAGCATCCTGGCACTCGTCGACGGAAAGACGATTGTGACGCTCGAGCCAGCTCAGGATCACAAAGCCGCTCACGATGGAGACACGGGACCGAATACCGGCGGGATGGGAGCTTACACCCCAGCTCCGTTCGCGACTCCGGAACTCATCGATGAAGTGATCGAGCGAATTCTGATTCCGACCGTCCATGCAATGCGGAAGAATGGAACCGATTTTCAGGGCGTTTTGTACGCTGGTCTCATGCTGACTGCTCAAGGCCCGAAAGTTCTCGAGTACAACGTGCGTCTCGGAGATCCAGAAGCACAGCCCGTTCTGATGCGTCTCAAGTCTGACCTCTACGAAATTCTTCTCGCTGCCTCGCAGGGGAAGCTGCGGGATCTTCCCGAGCTCGAATGGGATTCCCGGTCGGCGGTTTGCGTTGTGATGGCATCCGAAGGGTATCCGGAATCTTATCAGTCAGGGCATCCGATCAGAGGACTGGGGGAAGCTGCCGAACTTCCGGACACAAAGGTCTTTCACGCCGGAACAACAATCACCGACGGGCAAGTTGTCAATTCCGGTGGGCGAGTGCTGGGAATCACTTCGCTTGGCGAATCGCTCTCGGAAGCAAAACGAAAAGCTTATGAAGCTGTGAAGTGTATTCGTTGGCAGGGAGCCTGGTGTCGCAAGGACATTTCAGACAAAGCCCGCGAGTAGGCGACAGCCTGCTTGAATTGCCAGCGGCGGCGTCAATGTGCCTTGTGAATTGTGTGCGCGGGTGTTGCAAGAGTTGCGTTTCGCCGGCCACGTGATTGCTTCGGTGTGGCAACTTGCTGTAAAGCTTGCTAGTCGTTTCATTTCCGACATTGCCATTGAACCGATCAACGAACTATTATGAAAGCAGGCTTGAGCAGGATTGCTCAAGCATCTTCCCCCCGGAATCGTTCGAAAGTCTCCATCATGGAGCATGCCATGTGGCACTCGTCCACGTTCAGGTTCGGAAGGTCTCATGAGCCGAGGAATGACTCCAGCAGAAGTGATCGTCAATCGTATTCTCGTCGTTGAAGACGATCGAGATGAAGCTGACTTTTTGAAGACACTTCTGAATAAGCACAAATACACCGTCGAAATTGCCAAGGATGCTGGCCAGGCGCACGCCGCATTTTCCATGCATATCCCTGATCTGGTGATCACCGACGCGATCTTGCCAAACGAAGTCTCAGGGTTTGAAGTCTGTGAACGCTTACGGCAACAGAACCCACACATCCCGCTGATTATGCTCACTGCGATCGACATGGATGATGCCCGATCGCTGGCGTCCCGAATCGGCGTCGATGCGTACATTACCAAGCCATTTGAACCCGAAGTATTGATCCAGAATATCGCCGCTGCTGCAGAAGAGCATTGGCGGAGACGCCACTTCGGAACGGCCAATTCAGACTCTGACAAAGTGCGGTTCGAATGCGGGGAATGCGGCAAGCATCTGAAGGTGAAAACAGCACATCGAGGACGAACCTTGAACTGTCCGCGCTGCGGTCAACCCGTCGTCGTACCGATTCATGACTGAAGCGTGTTTCTATTGAGATCGTACTTCAAGCGGGCACGTCGAATTCGCACGATGCAACAGAAGTTAAACCATGTCAGCCAGTCCGATCGGAGTCGTAAGCAGGGCGTTACAGTGATTAGACTTTGATAAGGCGTCAGATCAGTTTCGAGAGCCGTCCATTCACTCAACTGCGATGCAATGAGTGGCAAGCTTTGAGAGAGTCGAAAGAATGCCTCAGAACCTTCTGCTCGAAATTCAGTCCGGCAAACACAAAGGTCGAAAAATCCGACTGACGGATCGGGAAACGATCATCGGGCGAGGCGAAGACTCCAAGATTCGGATTGGTTCGTCTGACGTGAGCCGTCACCACTGCATCTTGGTCGCTCAGGAAAACAGCCTACTTGTTCGCGACCTGAAAAGCCGAAACGGAACATTCGTCAACGGGCGACCGGTCGACGGGGAAATGGTTTTGCTCGCCGGAGGAACGCTCTCCGTAGGCCCGATGATGTTTCAGTTCATCGGAGATCCAACTGCTGAGACTCCGAGCCCGGAAGTGAAAATTACGATTCAATCACCTGCCCAGCTTGCAGACTCTCTTTCAGATGACGATATTGCCTCTTGGCTCACCGAAAACCAGCTCGACGGGGCAACCGAATCGGATACTGCTGTCTTTGATTCTCCCCCTCCCTCGGCAATCAAAGAGCCAGAGTCGCCTCCTGAAGAAGCTGCGCCCATCTCGCAACTGAAGGCCAAGCGGCGAGAGTTCAAAACCGTCGCTGAAGAAGCGCAGGATATTATTCGTCGGCACAACGAGAGCTTGCTCGACCAACCTCCTCAAGAGACCTGACCCACATGCGGATCATTGCCGGAAAGTTCCGGAGAAGAAAACTCTTCACAAACCCAGGCCTGACAACTCGTCCGATTACCGATCGCGTCAAAGAATCACTGCTCGAGCAAATTCAAAAGCGCATTCAAGGGAAGCGTGTTGCAGATATCTTCGCAGGAACCGGAACGATTGGCCTCGAAGTTCTTTCACGTGGCGCGGAGCGCGTGACGTTTATCGAGAAAGACCGCAAAGCCATTGAATTGCTGCGGGCGAATATCGAGCTGCTCGAGTGTGAAGACGAAGTTCTCGTCTGGCCGGCAGATGTGCTGCGATGCTCTTTTATTCCCAAAGGAACGCAAGCTGAAGAGTTCACGCCTTGGGAAACGGTCTTCTTTGACCCTCCCTATGCGATGGTTCCTTACATCAAGGCAGGGTCGCCGCTGTTCAATTCAATGCGGCGTCTTGCACGCGAAAATGTGACGACGCCTGACGCGACGCTCGTCTTTCGTGTTCCGCGACGTGCTGACTTCGAGATGCCCTCAGAATGGGAAATCGACTGGTCACTGACACGATCAGGTATGACGATTCACATCTGTACGAAATCCGAAACAGCATCCGAGCCCGAGACGGAATCTGAGAACCCTTCGTGACGCATCTTTTCCGTGCGTTTGCGAAGCTAAGCCTCTCGGACTTTGAAGCGGTCGGCACGTAGACTGCAAATTGTGAAGTCACTTGTGCGACAGGCAGACAGTCTTCGAAAAGAACGGACCCTCAGCTCACACTCTGAATGACTTTCAAGAGTGCGTGCGCAGGCTGATTGGGTGCGACTGACAGACAGTTTGAATTATACCGGCCACTCGTGTCCGCAAGCGTGGCATCCAAAGCCGACAAGCGTTCCGGTTCCGGGAATCATCGCTCCATTTCGGCCGAATTGACCATCACGAAGCTCGATCGGATCGACGGTCGTCCGATCGCAATGCGGGCATGTTCGATTT
This genomic interval carries:
- the tig gene encoding trigger factor; translated protein: MSEEVEQNVDETETAGDVGLAESPKMDLTVSIDDVGPCKKHVRVSVPRASIDEAFNDVVDEYSEKAEVPGFRVGNVPSSLVARRFKTEIADQVKQRVLMASLEQLGEESDLDPINEPNLDLESIVIPEEGDFEYEFDVEVRPEFELPTYKGLKIDRPTRETTDEEVNAYLDQFLDQYGKLVPVDAPAEDGDFVTVDISVEHDGKPLAHIEDVSIRVRPKLRFQDAELDGFNEIITGVSAGESREADLTVSMEADSIGMRGETVHAKFDVLDVKRMETPTLDEEFLERIGVESEEDLRNQIHGMLDRQVKYEQRQAIRRQVLEKITESADWELPEDLVTKQVDNALKREILEMQQAGFTSREILARENDLRQRSLSMTRQNLKEHFVLDRIAEIENIDVTEEDLEVEILSMAMQRGENPRRIRAKMIKNGSIENLQAQIRERKAVDIVFDSAEFNDVPLPPTVSNEVEALNRSICRTASQADATQEDDDSEDE
- the rsmD gene encoding 16S rRNA (guanine(966)-N(2))-methyltransferase RsmD → MRIIAGKFRRRKLFTNPGLTTRPITDRVKESLLEQIQKRIQGKRVADIFAGTGTIGLEVLSRGAERVTFIEKDRKAIELLRANIELLECEDEVLVWPADVLRCSFIPKGTQAEEFTPWETVFFDPPYAMVPYIKAGSPLFNSMRRLARENVTTPDATLVFRVPRRADFEMPSEWEIDWSLTRSGMTIHICTKSETASEPETESENPS
- the purD gene encoding phosphoribosylamine--glycine ligase, with product MANVLVIGQGGREHVIAWKLKQSPHVDKVFCAPGNAGTAEDAINVDISATDSERLAAFAEENDVTLTVVGPEAPLVAGIVDTFQSRGLTVFGPTKAAAALEGSKSFCKEIMRRANVPTADHWVFTDPTDAVQFVQEREETPLVVKADGLAAGKGVSVCSTKAEAIEAIHHIMTQKAYGDAGRKIVIEERLVGQEVSILALVDGKTIVTLEPAQDHKAAHDGDTGPNTGGMGAYTPAPFATPELIDEVIERILIPTVHAMRKNGTDFQGVLYAGLMLTAQGPKVLEYNVRLGDPEAQPVLMRLKSDLYEILLAASQGKLRDLPELEWDSRSAVCVVMASEGYPESYQSGHPIRGLGEAAELPDTKVFHAGTTITDGQVVNSGGRVLGITSLGESLSEAKRKAYEAVKCIRWQGAWCRKDISDKARE
- a CDS encoding SDR family oxidoreductase, producing MINRQREFASLAGKTALVTGASSGIGRAIAEEFAAAGARVVVHYSSSRESAQKVVEQIKDTGGEADCVQANFLTDSFPQFCEEVWETSGPIDIWVNNAGVDLLTGEGATLNYQEKLDRLLRVDVAGSVQLSKLVGQKMKERGSGTILNIGWDQADRGMEGDSAELFSTAKNAIMGFTRSLAVSLAPQVRVNCIAPGWIRTAWGDQASDDWQERVMRETPLKRWGLPEDLANLARFLVSEEANYLTGQVINANGGAIR
- a CDS encoding FHA domain-containing protein; this translates as MPQNLLLEIQSGKHKGRKIRLTDRETIIGRGEDSKIRIGSSDVSRHHCILVAQENSLLVRDLKSRNGTFVNGRPVDGEMVLLAGGTLSVGPMMFQFIGDPTAETPSPEVKITIQSPAQLADSLSDDDIASWLTENQLDGATESDTAVFDSPPPSAIKEPESPPEEAAPISQLKAKRREFKTVAEEAQDIIRRHNESLLDQPPQET
- a CDS encoding response regulator, giving the protein MTPAEVIVNRILVVEDDRDEADFLKTLLNKHKYTVEIAKDAGQAHAAFSMHIPDLVITDAILPNEVSGFEVCERLRQQNPHIPLIMLTAIDMDDARSLASRIGVDAYITKPFEPEVLIQNIAAAAEEHWRRRHFGTANSDSDKVRFECGECGKHLKVKTAHRGRTLNCPRCGQPVVVPIHD